A window of Thiocapsa bogorovii genomic DNA:
CAGGACATCGCCGTGCGGACACAAGGTCCGGCACCGCCGAGATCCCAGCCGTACTCGTTGATCTCGTCGAAGAAGTGCTGCGTATTCTGGGTGTCGGTGCCGATGAACATGATGTTCCCGGTTTGACCGTGGAAGGTCACGAGGCCCGAGCCCCACTTCTCCCAACTGTCGGCCAATTGACGCAGCATGCCGGTTGAATAATGGTTACCCGCCGGCGGCTGAACGCGCAGCGTATGGAATTCTTTGGACTTCGGGAAGGCCTTGCCGACCTCGGAGAAGCGCGGAATGATCCCGCCGCCGTACCCGAATACCGAAACGGTGCCGCCCTTCCAATAGCCCTTGCGGGTTTCGTATGAGTGCTCGAGCTGACCTAGCAGATCATTGGTCATCTCATTGATACGGGCGTCCGGATGCTCGTCGCGGAGACGCTTAATGCCCGAAATGAAACTCGGCCAGGGGCCGGTTTCGAGCTGATCAAGCATCGGGGTCGTGTGCTTCTCGATAGCCATGGCGCTGTCTCTCCGAATCAGAATGAAGCAGGAAGGGATCGGGATGTCGATAAAACCGAATCGGACATGTGTCGCTACGCAACCGATTCACCGAGTGTCTGGCCATGGCACGGGCTGGTTGGCGTACCTGCACAGCCGGCGCGCATCGGGCCCGAAGTCTTACCGAGACCCCATCGGCATTCGCTAAATTACCGGCTCTCGGGGCCGACGCCCATTCCACGATTGGGAGGGCCATCACCCCACGGACTATCCCATTCGGGATAGAGGCATCAAGAGCGCCGCGGCGGGTGTCCTCCCGGTCGTTTTTGGCGGCGAACATGCTTGAGCAAATTGACAGGAGATGCTACATCCGGATGACTGCTAAGTCAACATTCACTAATATTCGAGTTTGCTCATTCAGGGGGTGGACGCCGTGGACGACCCTTTCGATCTCTCGCAGACCAACGCTTATTCGAAGTGGAGGGCTCGGAAGCTGCGGGCTTACCCGGCCGAAAACGCCGACCTGCGCGTTCCCGTCGGACGGCTCGATCAACCCACGCCGGAAGAGCGCGACGCGCTGAAGACCCGGATCGATACCTTCAATATGGCCCTGGTCGCGGTCGATCCCGCCGAGATCCAGACCGAAACTCTTCTGGCATTCACGCGGGCGCTCGGACTGCGGAGGGCGGATGCCAATCTGTTCGCCGACGCCTCTGCGGTGAGCCACATCGCCGCTTCACGAACTCACCCCGGTCGACCTCACTCCGGTCGAACCCACTCCGCTGGACCCAACCCCGGCGACGAGACGCGCGTGGACACAGACCTCGAGCCTCCCGGCGGCACCACTCTCGGCGAATTCATCCCCTACACCGACAAGCCGCTGAGCTGGCATACCGACGGGTACTACAACACCACGGACGAACAGGTCGGTGCCTGGTGCCTGTTCTGCGTCCGCGCCGCGCGTCACGGCGGGGAGAATGGCCTGATCGATCACGAGATGGCCTATCTGCAACTGCGCGATGAATCACCGCAGCACATCGCGGCACTCTCTCACCCGCAAGCCCTGACCATCCCGGCGCATGTTCAAGACGGGCGCACACGTCGGGCGGAAAGTGTCGGGCCGGTTTTCTCGGTGCGAAACGGACATCTGCACATGCGTTATTCGGCACGCGCACGCCATGTCCTCTGGCGCGACACGCCTGACACGCATGCGGCGCGAGCCGCGCTGGATCGGTTGTTTTCCCGCCCGGATGTCTTCACGTTCAGGTACAAGCTAAGGCCAGGTGAAGCGCTGGTGTCGAACAACGTCCTGCACTGTCGCTCTGGCTTCGACGATGACGAGGATCCCGCGAAGGCGCGACTGCTCTATCGAATCCGTTTCCTGGATCGAATCGACCTCGACTGAGGTTCGATCCCAAGCGACGCGCGTGCGCGGCCTTCGGTGTCGTCCTACCGCCAGACACCACGAAAACAACGAGGCAACGACTCGTGGCCGCAAGAACGCCGGCCGGGCGAAGGTCTCAACATCAACCCAACGACAAGGGAGCAGTAGCAGCGATCCATGCTCAAGCTCAGCGAAATACTGGTTTCGAACCAAGACATCGAATCGTTCGACGAGCTCGTCCCCGTCATCCAGGCGGTTGCGCGCTCTGGCGAGCGTTTTTTCAGGATGGACGTCAAGCCACCCTACCCGGATACCCCGGAAAACTGGGAGGACCGCCTCGAGGCGGCCTTCAGCGGGCTCGTACGATGATCCCAGAGCCCAGATCCGAGCATCGCCCCGAACACGGGAAGGCGGCATCATGAAACAGTTCGACCTTCTGGCAACGCAGATCTCCGATACGGCGGCCGATTCGATCATCAATCGCAGCGCCGAGAACGCATCTCTCGAGTCGCACTTGAAGGTGCAGCAGGATCAGCTGCAAAACCTGATTCGGATCCATGCGCCGGCGCACGCGGTCGCAGACGCCCGGCTGCAGGTCGCACGTACACTGGTGAGCCTGGAGCGGGGAGAGGAGGCTTGGCCGCTCGGGCGCGCGGCCTTCGACCATTTCATTGCGCACGACTCCTTCGAGCTTGCCGCAGACGCCTGCGATGTCTTGTTTCAGGCTGGCCAAGAGGAATCTCTTGTTGCGCTCGGCCAAGGAATCTGGCTGGCAGTGACATGCCCAATCGATCCGGAGCTGACGATCGAGCTTCTGAGCCACGTGATCGACGATACGCCCGACGACGCCGACGGCGCCGCAGTGGCCGCGACCACTGCGCTATTCATCGCCGACGTGCGTGCCCGAGACCGTCAACGCGACGATCTGATGTTCTTCGCGACACAAATGCTCGGCATGGTTGCTCGGCGACACAGCGGCGTCGATACGCCCGAGCAGCTCGAGCACTGGATGGAGCGCCTCGAGCTCAAGGAGCCGGAGAAGTTCTTGG
This region includes:
- a CDS encoding TauD/TfdA dioxygenase family protein, with the translated sequence MDDPFDLSQTNAYSKWRARKLRAYPAENADLRVPVGRLDQPTPEERDALKTRIDTFNMALVAVDPAEIQTETLLAFTRALGLRRADANLFADASAVSHIAASRTHPGRPHSGRTHSAGPNPGDETRVDTDLEPPGGTTLGEFIPYTDKPLSWHTDGYYNTTDEQVGAWCLFCVRAARHGGENGLIDHEMAYLQLRDESPQHIAALSHPQALTIPAHVQDGRTRRAESVGPVFSVRNGHLHMRYSARARHVLWRDTPDTHAARAALDRLFSRPDVFTFRYKLRPGEALVSNNVLHCRSGFDDDEDPAKARLLYRIRFLDRIDLD
- a CDS encoding sulfur relay protein DsrC, which produces MLKLSEILVSNQDIESFDELVPVIQAVARSGERFFRMDVKPPYPDTPENWEDRLEAAFSGLVR